A single window of Ferviditalea candida DNA harbors:
- the remB gene encoding extracellular matrix regulator RemB: protein MFIHLGGEKIIRTSELIAIFDISIDKNSKLIKPLSEQPSKNERIEVIGDEEPKSIVLTQNKTFYSPISSATLKKRANQLIDTLNEQVSTSTK, encoded by the coding sequence ATGTTTATACATTTGGGCGGTGAAAAAATCATTCGTACCTCGGAGCTTATTGCGATTTTCGATATATCCATTGATAAAAATTCAAAGCTGATCAAACCGCTTTCCGAACAGCCCAGCAAAAATGAACGCATTGAAGTCATCGGAGATGAAGAACCGAAATCGATTGTTCTGACGCAAAATAAGACTTTTTACTCCCCTATATCATCGGCAACATTGAAAAAAAGAGCGAATCAACTCATCGACACGCTTAATGAACAGGTTTCGACTTCTACGAAGTAA